Proteins encoded together in one Hymenobacter monticola window:
- a CDS encoding YdeI/OmpD-associated family protein, whose product MEPEHEFEATLEADGDTGGVFVVIPFSVAEVYGKRGQLPVHVTFDGYPYQGSAVPLGDGHHALLILKQIRKAIGKTLGDSVRVTLRHDTAVRKMEAPVDLAEKLAADPKAAAYYDKLAFTHQREFVRWLEGAKKPETRAKRLAQTVELLGQGRKRP is encoded by the coding sequence ATGGAGCCCGAACACGAATTTGAAGCCACTTTAGAAGCTGACGGCGACACGGGCGGCGTATTTGTGGTTATACCGTTTTCGGTGGCCGAGGTGTACGGCAAGCGCGGCCAGCTGCCCGTGCACGTCACCTTCGACGGCTACCCCTACCAAGGCAGCGCCGTGCCCCTCGGCGACGGCCACCACGCCCTGCTCATCCTCAAGCAAATCCGCAAGGCCATCGGCAAAACCCTGGGCGACAGCGTGCGCGTGACCCTGCGCCACGACACGGCCGTGCGCAAAATGGAAGCCCCCGTCGACTTGGCCGAAAAACTAGCTGCTGACCCTAAAGCCGCCGCCTACTACGACAAGCTGGCCTTCACCCACCAGCGCGAGTTCGTGCGCTGGCTGGAAGGCGCCAAGAAACCCGAAACCCGCGCCAAGCGCCTGGCCCAAACCGTGGAGCTGCTGGGCCAGGGGCGTAAGCGGCCGTAA
- a CDS encoding glycoside hydrolase family 31 protein, giving the protein MDTSIQENNYMVNDLAAKSHQEQYPGAVIRVEELGNHRFLFTCQNGVRLLLHVLSDKILRFRYLTDGPLNTDFSYAVPADATTRLAPAQVEFREKPDHYRLTTARLICIVQKENLKARVLDRSGTILSDDEKGFHWEYDYDSGNDIVKMSKQVPPGVHYYGLGDKPDNMNLRGKRFTNWGSDTYGYTKGSDPLYKNIPFYHVLHQKIAHGIFFDNTFRASFDFAAERADVTSFWAQGGELNYYFIYGPTLMEVTQEYTLLTCPPELPPLWTLGYQQCKWSYFPESNVKEIASGLRDRRIPCDAIYLDIDYMEGYRCFTWSKQHFPDPKRMVRELAEDGFKTVVIIDPGIKIDPEYSVYQEGIANDYFCRRADGPLMKGSVWPGLCNFPDYTNPEVRTWWAGLFKELIQDIGVKGVWNDMNEPAVFEKGTFPPDVRFHYDGHWASHQKAHNIYGMQMARATNDGVKQFCYPNRPFTITRSTYAGGQRYSSGWTGDNIASWEHLWLANIQCQRLSISGFSFIGSDIGGFVDSPTPELYARWIALGAFHPFFRTHSSGDHGDQEPWSFGEEVTDLARHFIELRYRLLPYMYTTFWQYATQGTPMLRPLTFLDQHDTETYLRMAEFGLGDNLLVCPITQPGADGRWMYLPRGDWFYYWTDAPTSGGAEVWATADLTRIPLFVKAGAVLPMQPVLQYVGEKVIEQLTLHVYYKNGTAESVHYDDGGEGYGYQEGQRTLRRFTVTGSPQELVLTQAIEGDYAPSYATYRVVLHGLPGPLEATADGQVAEVAEVTLETGLVLPSLVVPVGFGEVRVSVGAVGVA; this is encoded by the coding sequence ATGGATACTTCGATTCAGGAAAACAACTACATGGTGAACGACCTGGCGGCCAAGAGCCACCAGGAGCAATACCCCGGCGCGGTCATCCGCGTGGAGGAGCTGGGCAACCACCGCTTCCTTTTCACCTGCCAGAACGGCGTGCGCCTGCTGCTGCACGTGCTCAGCGACAAAATCCTGCGCTTCCGCTACCTCACCGATGGGCCTTTGAACACGGATTTCTCCTACGCCGTGCCCGCCGATGCCACCACCCGGCTGGCGCCCGCGCAGGTAGAATTCCGCGAGAAGCCCGACCACTACCGCCTCACCACGGCCCGCCTCATCTGCATTGTGCAGAAGGAAAACCTGAAGGCCCGCGTGCTCGACCGCTCCGGCACCATTCTCAGCGATGATGAGAAGGGCTTCCACTGGGAATACGACTACGACTCGGGCAACGACATCGTGAAGATGAGCAAGCAGGTGCCGCCCGGTGTGCATTACTACGGCCTCGGCGACAAGCCCGACAACATGAACCTGCGCGGCAAGCGCTTCACCAACTGGGGCTCCGATACCTACGGCTACACCAAAGGCTCCGACCCGCTCTACAAGAACATCCCGTTCTACCACGTGCTGCACCAGAAAATTGCCCACGGCATTTTCTTCGACAACACCTTCCGGGCCAGCTTCGACTTCGCGGCCGAGCGCGCCGACGTGACCAGCTTCTGGGCCCAGGGCGGCGAGCTGAACTACTACTTCATCTACGGCCCCACCCTGATGGAGGTGACCCAGGAATACACCCTGCTCACCTGCCCGCCCGAGCTGCCGCCCCTCTGGACGCTGGGCTACCAGCAGTGCAAGTGGAGCTACTTCCCCGAAAGCAACGTGAAGGAAATTGCCTCCGGTTTGCGCGACCGCCGGATTCCCTGCGACGCCATCTACCTCGACATCGACTACATGGAGGGCTACCGCTGCTTCACCTGGAGCAAGCAGCACTTCCCCGACCCCAAGCGCATGGTGCGCGAGCTGGCCGAGGACGGCTTCAAAACCGTCGTCATCATCGACCCCGGCATCAAGATTGACCCGGAGTATTCGGTGTACCAGGAAGGCATTGCCAACGACTACTTCTGCCGCCGCGCCGACGGCCCGCTGATGAAGGGCTCGGTGTGGCCCGGCCTCTGCAACTTCCCCGACTACACCAACCCCGAGGTGCGCACGTGGTGGGCCGGCCTGTTCAAGGAGCTCATCCAGGACATCGGCGTGAAGGGCGTGTGGAACGACATGAACGAGCCGGCGGTGTTCGAGAAAGGCACTTTCCCGCCCGATGTGCGCTTCCACTACGACGGGCACTGGGCCTCGCACCAGAAGGCCCACAACATCTACGGCATGCAGATGGCCCGCGCCACCAACGACGGCGTGAAGCAGTTCTGCTATCCCAACCGGCCCTTCACCATCACGCGCAGCACCTACGCCGGCGGCCAGCGCTATTCCTCCGGCTGGACCGGCGACAACATCGCCTCCTGGGAGCACCTTTGGCTGGCCAACATCCAGTGCCAGCGCCTGAGCATCTCGGGCTTCAGCTTCATCGGCTCCGACATCGGCGGCTTCGTCGACTCGCCCACGCCCGAGCTCTACGCCCGCTGGATTGCGCTGGGCGCCTTCCACCCGTTCTTTCGCACCCACTCCTCCGGCGACCACGGCGACCAGGAGCCCTGGAGCTTCGGCGAGGAGGTGACCGACCTGGCCCGCCACTTCATCGAGCTGCGCTACCGCCTGCTGCCCTACATGTACACCACGTTCTGGCAGTACGCCACCCAGGGCACGCCCATGCTGCGCCCGCTCACCTTCCTCGACCAGCACGACACCGAAACCTACCTGCGCATGGCCGAATTTGGCCTCGGCGACAACCTGCTTGTCTGCCCCATCACCCAGCCCGGCGCCGACGGCCGCTGGATGTACCTGCCCCGCGGCGACTGGTTCTACTACTGGACCGACGCGCCCACCAGCGGCGGCGCCGAAGTCTGGGCCACCGCCGACCTCACCCGCATCCCGCTCTTCGTGAAGGCCGGCGCCGTGCTGCCCATGCAGCCCGTGCTGCAATACGTGGGCGAAAAGGTGATAGAGCAGCTCACCCTGCACGTGTACTACAAAAACGGCACGGCAGAGAGCGTGCACTACGACGACGGCGGCGAGGGCTACGGCTACCAGGAAGGCCAGCGCACCCTGCGCCGCTTCACCGTGACGGGCTCGCCGCAGGAGCTGGTGCTCACCCAGGCCATCGAGGGCGACTACGCGCCCAGCTACGCCACCTACCGCGTGGTGCTGCACGGTCTGCCCGGCCCTTTGGAGGCCACGGCTGATGGCCAGGTAGCTGAAGTTGCCGAAGTGACCCTGGAAACGGGGTTGGTGCTGCCTAGCCTCGTGGTGCCCGTCGGCTTCGGCGAGGTGCGCGTGAGCGTGGGGGCGGTGGGGGTTGCCTAA
- a CDS encoding pectate lyase family protein, giving the protein MKRLLTVFSLSLLLMPGLVHAQAPTLVESSGWLETAYVRWQPVAGAQSYNVYYTGQGLVNQKIDDQLIRNYGTFYRADALGLQPGTYTLKVAPVIGGVEGTATTTPAVTVLAQDRSGFAFNGGRVPGAYNANGTVKTNAVILYITQNSKNTVSLNVTGATTNPCVGLQTILDGFKRGRDARPLLVRLVGNITDPSYLLNGDAVIENNNSAASYITVEGVGNDAVVNGWGIRIKNASNVEIRNVGTMNCDSDEGDNIGLQQDNDYIWVHNSDFFYGHAGSAADQVKGDGALDCKRSTYVTFSYNHFWDSGKSNLLGLSENTTQGLYITYHHNWYDHSDSRHPRVRFYSAHVYNNYYDGNAKYGAGSTEGSSVFMEGNYFRNCKYPMLTSMQGTDVYNPATQRNDYTNMPIFSNEDGGTIKAFDNFMTGQTRFVPYGATGFPNPTVDFDAYVVSSRTQTVPATVRSAYGANAYNNFDTNAAVMYAYTPDNPTAARDNAILYSGRVKGGDFQWTFNNAVDDVSSSINTPLQTALVNYTGGLVSVQGDAAPTTPPTPPTPNPGTGTSGMVHNFTASGTTSTFYTITGNLSTSQGTVTYNGLNLTQCLKMESATNIAFTTTAPATLTLVFNTAFSGTVRIDNVNQTVSGGQFSMTLPAGAHQIAKGTTANLYYMSTAYTTLAARSQAELALKLYPNPTTDEVTVAWPSPRTFAIYSVTGSLLKTGVTNQPLNLKDLKPGLYLIQLRDEDGYLRASRLLKQ; this is encoded by the coding sequence ATGAAGCGACTGCTTACCGTATTCTCTCTTTCCTTGCTGCTGATGCCGGGGCTCGTGCACGCCCAGGCGCCCACCCTCGTCGAATCGAGCGGGTGGCTGGAAACGGCGTATGTGCGCTGGCAGCCCGTGGCCGGCGCCCAGAGCTACAACGTGTACTACACCGGCCAGGGTTTGGTGAACCAAAAGATTGACGACCAGCTCATTCGCAACTACGGCACCTTTTACCGGGCCGACGCCCTGGGCCTGCAGCCGGGCACCTACACGCTTAAAGTGGCGCCCGTCATTGGCGGGGTAGAAGGCACGGCCACCACCACGCCGGCGGTCACGGTGCTGGCCCAGGACCGCAGCGGCTTTGCCTTCAACGGCGGCCGGGTGCCGGGCGCCTACAACGCCAACGGCACGGTGAAGACCAACGCCGTTATCCTCTACATCACCCAGAACAGCAAGAACACCGTGTCGCTGAACGTGACCGGGGCCACCACCAACCCCTGCGTGGGCCTGCAAACCATCCTCGACGGCTTCAAGCGCGGGCGCGACGCCCGGCCGCTGCTGGTGCGCCTGGTGGGCAACATCACCGACCCGAGCTACCTGCTCAACGGCGACGCGGTGATTGAGAACAACAACTCCGCGGCCAGCTACATCACCGTGGAAGGCGTGGGCAACGACGCCGTGGTCAACGGCTGGGGCATCCGCATCAAGAATGCCTCCAACGTGGAAATCCGCAACGTGGGCACCATGAACTGCGACAGCGACGAGGGCGACAACATCGGCCTGCAGCAGGACAACGACTACATCTGGGTGCACAACTCCGACTTTTTCTACGGCCACGCCGGCAGCGCCGCCGACCAAGTGAAGGGCGACGGCGCCCTGGACTGCAAACGGTCGACCTACGTGACCTTCTCCTACAACCACTTCTGGGATTCGGGCAAGAGCAACCTGCTGGGCCTGAGTGAGAATACGACGCAAGGCCTCTACATCACCTACCACCACAACTGGTACGACCACTCCGACTCGCGCCACCCGCGCGTGCGCTTCTACTCGGCCCACGTGTACAACAACTACTACGACGGCAACGCCAAGTACGGCGCCGGCTCCACGGAAGGCTCCTCGGTGTTCATGGAAGGCAACTACTTCCGCAACTGCAAGTACCCCATGCTGACCTCGATGCAGGGCACCGACGTGTACAACCCCGCCACCCAGCGCAACGACTACACCAACATGCCCATCTTCTCGAACGAAGACGGCGGCACCATCAAGGCCTTCGACAACTTCATGACCGGGCAGACGCGCTTCGTGCCCTACGGCGCCACCGGTTTCCCCAACCCGACCGTGGACTTCGACGCTTACGTGGTGAGCAGCCGCACCCAGACGGTGCCCGCCACGGTGCGCTCGGCCTACGGCGCCAATGCCTACAACAACTTCGACACCAACGCGGCCGTGATGTACGCCTACACGCCCGATAACCCCACCGCGGCCCGCGACAACGCCATCCTGTACAGCGGCCGCGTGAAAGGCGGCGACTTCCAGTGGACGTTCAACAACGCGGTTGATGACGTTTCCTCGTCCATCAACACGCCCTTGCAAACGGCGCTGGTGAACTACACCGGCGGCCTGGTTTCGGTGCAGGGCGATGCTGCTCCCACCACCCCGCCCACCCCGCCCACGCCCAACCCGGGCACCGGCACCTCCGGCATGGTGCACAATTTCACCGCGTCGGGCACCACCAGCACGTTCTATACTATTACAGGCAACCTGTCCACGTCGCAGGGCACCGTTACCTACAACGGCCTGAACCTGACGCAGTGCCTGAAAATGGAGTCGGCCACCAACATCGCCTTCACCACCACGGCGCCTGCCACCCTCACGCTGGTGTTCAATACGGCCTTCAGCGGCACGGTGAGAATTGATAACGTCAACCAAACCGTATCGGGCGGCCAGTTCTCGATGACGCTGCCGGCCGGCGCCCACCAGATTGCCAAAGGCACCACGGCCAACCTCTACTACATGAGCACGGCCTACACCACGCTGGCTGCCCGCAGCCAGGCCGAGCTGGCCCTCAAGCTGTACCCCAACCCGACCACCGACGAAGTGACGGTGGCCTGGCCCAGCCCGCGGACGTTTGCGATTTACAGCGTGACGGGCAGCCTGCTGAAAACGGGCGTCACCAACCAGCCGCTCAACCTGAAAGACCTGAAGCCCGGCCTCTACCTCATTCAACTGCGCGACGAAGACGGCTACCTGCGGGCCAGCCGCCTGCTGAAGCAATAG
- a CDS encoding glycosyltransferase family 4 protein, with product MTPSDFSVLLLAWDDADPSVAVLGGAALPPTLPLVYHLAQEQPVLAVFPHLPEESGVVDGNELAGPVIATETTRFSAQGADAATKASVTEEAFATEDTETSEGAFGNAAFSTAAGVRRLDAVGASEIALPSFLIGLEELATTATPAEMPAALPAPIITAALAPAPIRSQWPTGANAPQHLSWSAPAAPYLGASAPAGPPVVAPVPPLVPAPIVREAADLAQAALSWPAGFSPLASSVAAQVLAGLPIAPGADAAKDTKVTGATEEAVATEEIQEAEADNREPSTSLAPEVFEEITEEIGAAEANDLAAPEDNLTPDIPEETTPIAETAPAYSEAEAVPTPMPAPVLTPRTPPLDGLNSRMIHYARQAAQLVRDRSDFGVIYAPSWPAWLAALEIRNSSRRPLVLYAASLAADFAPPAERGWLLEVERMALRRARLVLVPDESVRQQLRQHYGPDTGEVRVLPAGDEDALQAVLQELAAG from the coding sequence ATGACCCCGTCCGATTTTTCCGTTCTGCTGCTCGCCTGGGACGATGCCGACCCCAGCGTGGCCGTGCTCGGCGGGGCGGCGCTACCCCCTACCCTGCCCCTGGTCTACCACCTCGCTCAGGAGCAACCCGTGCTGGCCGTGTTCCCGCACCTGCCGGAGGAATCGGGGGTTGTGGACGGGAATGAACTGGCTGGGCCGGTCATTGCAACCGAAACCACCAGATTCAGTGCTCAAGGCGCTGACGCAGCTACCAAAGCATCCGTCACTGAAGAAGCTTTTGCAACAGAAGACACGGAAACTTCCGAAGGAGCTTTCGGCAACGCGGCTTTTTCAACAGCAGCCGGCGTCCGCCGCTTGGATGCAGTTGGCGCAAGCGAAATTGCCTTGCCCTCTTTCCTGATTGGTTTAGAAGAATTGGCTACAACGGCTACTCCGGCCGAAATGCCAGCCGCGCTGCCGGCGCCCATTATCACCGCTGCACTGGCTCCTGCGCCCATCCGCAGCCAGTGGCCCACCGGCGCCAACGCCCCGCAACACCTGAGCTGGAGCGCGCCCGCCGCGCCCTACCTCGGAGCCAGCGCGCCGGCCGGGCCGCCGGTAGTGGCGCCCGTGCCGCCGCTCGTTCCCGCGCCCATCGTGCGTGAAGCGGCCGACTTGGCCCAGGCCGCCCTGAGCTGGCCCGCTGGCTTTAGTCCGCTGGCTTCATCGGTGGCGGCGCAGGTGCTGGCCGGCCTCCCTATTGCGCCCGGAGCTGATGCAGCGAAGGATACCAAAGTGACTGGGGCGACCGAAGAAGCTGTAGCAACTGAAGAAATTCAGGAGGCTGAAGCAGATAATCGGGAGCCTTCCACGAGCCTCGCACCGGAGGTTTTTGAAGAAATAACGGAAGAAATTGGCGCCGCCGAAGCTAACGACCTTGCGGCACCAGAAGACAATTTAACGCCGGATATTCCCGAAGAAACCACGCCCATCGCGGAAACGGCGCCTGCTTATTCCGAAGCCGAAGCAGTTCCAACGCCCATGCCCGCACCGGTTCTCACGCCGCGCACGCCGCCGCTGGATGGCTTAAACTCCCGCATGATTCACTACGCCCGGCAGGCGGCGCAGCTGGTGCGAGACCGCAGCGATTTTGGAGTGATTTACGCGCCCAGCTGGCCGGCGTGGCTGGCCGCGCTCGAAATCCGCAACAGCTCGCGCCGGCCGCTGGTGCTGTACGCCGCCAGCCTGGCAGCTGACTTCGCCCCGCCCGCCGAACGCGGCTGGCTGCTCGAAGTGGAGCGCATGGCCCTGCGCCGGGCCCGCCTCGTGCTGGTGCCTGATGAAAGCGTGCGCCAGCAGCTCCGCCAGCACTACGGCCCCGACACCGGCGAAGTGCGCGTGCTGCCGGCTGGTGATGAAGATGCCCTGCAAGCCGTATTGCAGGAACTGGCTGCGGGGTAG